One Labrus mixtus chromosome 22, fLabMix1.1, whole genome shotgun sequence genomic window carries:
- the nfyba gene encoding nuclear transcription factor Y, beta a, with translation MDGDSSTTDASQLGITGEYMASGHYVLQSQDDDADESLNDPDDGGIKENFREQDIYLPIANVARIMKNAVPQTGKIAKDAKECVQECVSEFISFITSEASERCHQEKRKTINGEDILFAMSTLGFDMYVEPLKLYLQKFREAMKGEKGIPGVSVGDGLGDELTEDSFTTPLPAGIITADGQQQNVMVYTTSYQQIPTVQQIQFS, from the exons atggACGGAGACAGCTCAACCACCGACGCCTCCCAGCTGGGCATCACTGGAGAGTACATGGCCTCCGgtcactacgtcctgcagtctCAAGACG atGATGCAGATGAGAGTCTGAACGACCCAGACGATGGAGGAATAAAGGAGAACTTCAGGGAGCAGGACATCTACCTTCCTATCGCCAACGTGGCTCGCATCATGAAGAACGCCGTTCCTCAGACTGGAAAG ATCGCGAAAGACGCCAAGgagtgtgtgcaggagtgtgtgagcGAGTTCATCAGCTTCATCACGTCAGAGGCGAGCGAGCGCTGCCAccaggagaagaggaagacCATCAACGGGGAGGACATCCTGTTCGCCATGTCCACGCTGGGCTTCGACATGTACGTGGAGCCGCTGAAgctttacctgcagaagttcagAGAG gccatGAAGGGGGAGAAGGGGATCCCCGGGGTGTCAGTGGGAGACGGTCTGGGGGACGAGCTGACAGAAGACAGTTTCA CCACTCCTCTGCCCGCTGGGATTATCACCGCAGACGGTCAGCAGCAGAACGTCATGGTGTACACCACGTCATATCAACAG
- the LOC132956105 gene encoding thioredoxin reductase 1, cytoplasmic-like isoform X2: protein MEPPAGPSLGPYDYDLLVIGGGSGGLAVAKEAAGLRRKVLILDLAAPSLRGAKRVLGGSSLNVDSVRKFLQHSSLLGKALQDSEKYGWKLKDHVSHSWTQLVEAVEEQRRRSSEELRRELKRCGVFYLNARGEIVAPHTVEATEVSGRKRRLTAETLVVATGDRPQYLGVPGDAEFCITSEDLLSLPRPPGRTLVVGGSAEGLECAGFLFGLGVQVSVMLQPDVLPGFDRKMAQKIENHMLVSGVDFLYHCSLDKVEQTEGSSDDFTSETLQPVSRKTLRVTFITKEGQSEQDDFDTVLLAVGKRACTGDVGLECVGVQCRQDSGKVVVNERDQTGVDHIYAIGSVQHGRPSTTGLSVHAGTLLARRLYRGDSILCDYTNVPTVVLTPLEYAACGLSEERANLTFGEDSVEVYHSYYWPLEWELPARNKNSCYVKVICHIPDQERVLGLHVMGPNAGDVLQGFVAAMKCGLTKEQLDATVGIHPGSAQVLTSLTQTQRMSEALMMRGNC from the exons atgGAGCCGCCAGCGGGGCCCTCACTGGGGCCTTATGACTACGACCTGCTGGTCATTGGTGGGGGGTCAGGAGGCCTGGCTGTGGCGAAG gaAGCTGCAGGCTTGAGGAGGAAGGTGCTGATCCTTGACCTCGCCGCTCCCTCTCTGAGAGGCGCCAAGAGAG TACTCGGAGGTTCCAGTCTCAATGTCGACAGCGTCAGGAAGTTTCTACAACATTCATCTCTCCTGGGAAAAGCGCTTCAAGACTCTGAGAAGTATGGCTGGAAGTTGAAAGACCATG TGTCTCACAGCTGGACGCAGCTGGTGGAGGCggtggaggagcagaggaggaggagcagtgaggagctgaggagggagCTGAAGAGATGTGGAGTCTTTTACCTGAATGCTCGTGGAGAGATCGTAGCTCCTCACACagtggag GCTACAGAAGTGAGCGGGAGGAAGAGGCGCCTGACAGCTGAGACTCTGGTGGTCGCTACAGGAGACAGACCTCAGTACCTGGGCGTTCCTGGAGACGCAGAGTTCTGCATCACCAG TGAGGACCTGCTCTCCCTGCCTCGCCCTCCAGGTCGGACCCTGGTGGTGGGCGGGTCAGCAGAGGGGTTGGAGTGTGCCGGCTTCCTGTTCGGCCTCGGCGTGCAGGTCAGCGTCATGCTGCAGCCCGACGTGCTGCCGGGGTTCGATCGGAAAATGGCTCAGAAGATAGAAAACCACATGCTCGTTAGTGGAGTGGACTTCCTGTATCACTGCTCACTGGACAAG GTGGAGCAGACTGAAGGTAGCAGTGATGACTTCACTTCAG aaactcTGCAGCCGGTTTCCAGGAAGACACTTCGAGTGACCTTCATCACTAAGGAAGGCCAAAGCGAACAAGACGACTTTGATACA gtgctgctcgctgttGGAAAGAGGGCCTGCACCGGTGACGTCGGCCTGGAGTGTGTCGGGGTTCAGTGCAGACAGGA cagtggCAAAGTCGTGGTGAACGAGCGGGATCAGACCGGTGTCGATCATATTTATGCCATCGGCTCGGTGCAGCACGGGCGCCCCTCCACGACGGGCCTCTCAGTGCACGCTGGGACGCTGCTGGCCCGTCGACTCTACAGAGGAGACAGCATCTTG TGTGATTACACCAACGTGCCCACTGTTGTGCTCACTCCTCTGGAGTACGCCGCCTGTGGTCTCTCAGAGGAGAGAGCCAATCTGACGTTTGGAGAAGACAGCGTCGAG GTGTATCACAGCTACTACTGGCCTCTGGAGTGGGAGCTTCCTGCCAGGAATAAAAACTCCTGCTACGTGAAAGTCATCTGCCACATCCCTGACCAG GAGCGAGTGCTCGGTCTCCACGTCATGGGCCCCAACGCTGGAGACGTCCTCCAAGGCTTCGTTGCGGCGATGAAGTGCGGTCTCACTAAAGAACAGCTGGACGCCACAGTGGGCATCCACCCCGGGTCGGCCCAG gTGCTCACCTCTCTGACCCAAACCCAGCGGATGTCTGAGGCCTTGATGATGAGGGGCAACTGCTGA
- the LOC132956105 gene encoding thioredoxin reductase 1, cytoplasmic-like isoform X1 — MEPPAGPSLGPYDYDLLVIGGGSGGLAVAKEAAGLRRKVLILDLAAPSLRGAKRVLGGSSLNVDSVRKFLQHSSLLGKALQDSEKYGWKLKDHGSLRPSVSHSWTQLVEAVEEQRRRSSEELRRELKRCGVFYLNARGEIVAPHTVEATEVSGRKRRLTAETLVVATGDRPQYLGVPGDAEFCITSEDLLSLPRPPGRTLVVGGSAEGLECAGFLFGLGVQVSVMLQPDVLPGFDRKMAQKIENHMLVSGVDFLYHCSLDKVEQTEGSSDDFTSETLQPVSRKTLRVTFITKEGQSEQDDFDTVLLAVGKRACTGDVGLECVGVQCRQDSGKVVVNERDQTGVDHIYAIGSVQHGRPSTTGLSVHAGTLLARRLYRGDSILCDYTNVPTVVLTPLEYAACGLSEERANLTFGEDSVEVYHSYYWPLEWELPARNKNSCYVKVICHIPDQERVLGLHVMGPNAGDVLQGFVAAMKCGLTKEQLDATVGIHPGSAQVLTSLTQTQRMSEALMMRGNC; from the exons atgGAGCCGCCAGCGGGGCCCTCACTGGGGCCTTATGACTACGACCTGCTGGTCATTGGTGGGGGGTCAGGAGGCCTGGCTGTGGCGAAG gaAGCTGCAGGCTTGAGGAGGAAGGTGCTGATCCTTGACCTCGCCGCTCCCTCTCTGAGAGGCGCCAAGAGAG TACTCGGAGGTTCCAGTCTCAATGTCGACAGCGTCAGGAAGTTTCTACAACATTCATCTCTCCTGGGAAAAGCGCTTCAAGACTCTGAGAAGTATGGCTGGAAGTTGAAAGACCATG GCTCTCTGCGTCCTTCAGTGTCTCACAGCTGGACGCAGCTGGTGGAGGCggtggaggagcagaggaggaggagcagtgaggagctgaggagggagCTGAAGAGATGTGGAGTCTTTTACCTGAATGCTCGTGGAGAGATCGTAGCTCCTCACACagtggag GCTACAGAAGTGAGCGGGAGGAAGAGGCGCCTGACAGCTGAGACTCTGGTGGTCGCTACAGGAGACAGACCTCAGTACCTGGGCGTTCCTGGAGACGCAGAGTTCTGCATCACCAG TGAGGACCTGCTCTCCCTGCCTCGCCCTCCAGGTCGGACCCTGGTGGTGGGCGGGTCAGCAGAGGGGTTGGAGTGTGCCGGCTTCCTGTTCGGCCTCGGCGTGCAGGTCAGCGTCATGCTGCAGCCCGACGTGCTGCCGGGGTTCGATCGGAAAATGGCTCAGAAGATAGAAAACCACATGCTCGTTAGTGGAGTGGACTTCCTGTATCACTGCTCACTGGACAAG GTGGAGCAGACTGAAGGTAGCAGTGATGACTTCACTTCAG aaactcTGCAGCCGGTTTCCAGGAAGACACTTCGAGTGACCTTCATCACTAAGGAAGGCCAAAGCGAACAAGACGACTTTGATACA gtgctgctcgctgttGGAAAGAGGGCCTGCACCGGTGACGTCGGCCTGGAGTGTGTCGGGGTTCAGTGCAGACAGGA cagtggCAAAGTCGTGGTGAACGAGCGGGATCAGACCGGTGTCGATCATATTTATGCCATCGGCTCGGTGCAGCACGGGCGCCCCTCCACGACGGGCCTCTCAGTGCACGCTGGGACGCTGCTGGCCCGTCGACTCTACAGAGGAGACAGCATCTTG TGTGATTACACCAACGTGCCCACTGTTGTGCTCACTCCTCTGGAGTACGCCGCCTGTGGTCTCTCAGAGGAGAGAGCCAATCTGACGTTTGGAGAAGACAGCGTCGAG GTGTATCACAGCTACTACTGGCCTCTGGAGTGGGAGCTTCCTGCCAGGAATAAAAACTCCTGCTACGTGAAAGTCATCTGCCACATCCCTGACCAG GAGCGAGTGCTCGGTCTCCACGTCATGGGCCCCAACGCTGGAGACGTCCTCCAAGGCTTCGTTGCGGCGATGAAGTGCGGTCTCACTAAAGAACAGCTGGACGCCACAGTGGGCATCCACCCCGGGTCGGCCCAG gTGCTCACCTCTCTGACCCAAACCCAGCGGATGTCTGAGGCCTTGATGATGAGGGGCAACTGCTGA